The genomic stretch TTGTCCAGGTGGCGTTTCGGGAGGACGAGGCTGAGATCGCCGGGGACGGCTTTCAGGGTCGGCTTGGTGAAGCTCTGGGCGAGGCGGTGCTCATTGGTGCGGCGGCCTTTGACGAGGTCGCCGAAACGCTGGACGAGGACGCCGCCGCCGAGCAGGTTGGAGAAGGAGGCGATCCGCTTGCCGTACTGGTGGGGTTCGTTGAAGGGCTCGGTGAAGCGGTTGCTCACCAGCAGGGCAAAGTTGGTGTTGCGGCTGTGCAACTTCTCATCACGGTAGCTGTGACCGTTGACGGTGATGATACCGTCGGTGTTCTCGGCCACCACGTAGCCGTAAGGGTTCATGCAGAAGGTGCGGACCAAGTCGCCGTACTGTTTGGTCCGGTAGACGAGCTTGGCTTCATAGACCTCATCGGTGATGTGCTGGAACACCTCTGCGGGGATCTCAACGCGGACGCCCACATCGACCTGGTTGTTGAAAAGAGACAGGCTCAGGTGCTTGCACTGGCTGGCGAACCACTCCGAACCGGCTCGACCGGGGGCGGCGATCAGGTAGTCGCATTCGATCTTTTCCGGTTTTCCAATGTCCAGCAGGAAGCTCTTTTCGTTCGGGATGATGGCGGACACGGGTGTCCGGAAAAGGAGGGTCACTTTCTTGTGGAGATATTCAAAGAGGTTCTTCAGGATCTGCAGGTTGTTCTCGGTGCCCAAGTGGCGCACCTTGGCGTGGAGCAGGTGCAGGTCATGGGCCAGGGCCTTTTTACCGATAGTGCTCTTTTCAGTGCTGAACAGGTCGGAAGGTGCGCCGTAGTGCAGGTTGATCCTATCTACGTATTCGATGAGGTCCATCACGTCTTGCGCCGGCAGGTACTCCTGGAGCCATCCGCCGAATTCGGTGGTGAAGTTATACTTGCCGTCAGAGAAGGCGCCGGCACCGCCGAAACCGCGCATGATATCACAGGGGTTGCACTTGACGCAACGGGACGATTTTTTTTCAGCGATGGGGCATTTCCTGGAGTAGATATCGCTGCCCGCTTCCAGGATGATCACTCGGGCGGACGGACATGTGACGACAAGTTCGTAGGCTGCGAAAATCGCGGAAGGTCCGCTTCCGATAATTGCCACATCATACTTGTTCATCTGGACAAATCCCCTCGCGTTATTACTCGGCTATTGGCAGACCACCGGATATTATACGAGAGATGATAGGAAAAGTAAATGACAAATTGCACAAGTTGACGGAATGTTGCTCTTAAAGGAAGTTCCGGCGCAGGTCCGCCTGCCTCATTCAGCGAACCGGCCTTTGATGGGGAAGGATACAGTATTTTTTGAAAAAGGGGCGTGCCATTTTTGCGAAAAGACTTGAAAATATTGCAGCGCCATCCTATAATAAAAGAAAATTAACACATTCACAAAGTGGCGGACAAGAAAAGACGGAGCATGAGAATGAGACAAGGAGGCGCTTGAGATGACGCAAGCGGTAGTCAAGATCTTTCCCGCCCCGGAGATCGACCCGTTGCTGATGTGTGTGCACCAACCCCATGAATGTGTCCACTGCGGCGGCTGCGGCTTCTCGATGCTGGAAACGGAAGTCCCGGCTGAATTGCAATGACAAAGGGCCTCCGCGCTAGGGCCCGGAGATCGCCCTGAGCAGCCCATGACCAACGAAATGACCAGAAGCCCGCGATCCTGCGGGCTTTCCTGTTTCAGGCGTTGGTCTTTCGTCGGCCCTTTAACGGTAACTACCCGGGATGAGCGGCAATTGACCCTGCATGGCCAGCAGCAGGCGCGTCTCCACCTCGATCCAATTGACCAACTGCCACCAGGCATTGATGTAGTCGCGGCGGCGGCGCTGAACTGCTCTTGAAAACTGCGGAGGTTACCGAAATAGGCGGTCACTTGGCCGCGCGTATGGGGCCCTGGTTGCCTGCCCCGTCCGGGCAGGGCCATGATCGCCCAGTAGAGGCTGTGCAGGATGTGACCGGAACCGTGGAAAGCCAACTCGCGCTCCCAGTGCTTGATCAGGGAAAAATCGTTCTGCTGGCGCGCTTCGACCAGTTTGCGTTCCGCTTTGTTTAATCCTTCCACATAGGACAAGTGGTGGCGGTCGTGGTGGAGCTTCAGCGTTTCCGCACCGATCACCGGTTCTAAAGCGTTGTAAGGATAGGGGAGGGGCGGCAGTTGATGGCCGCCGGGAGGAATCATGAGATAAGACATAGAACGTCTCCTTCCGTCCGCATAGGGTCGTTTCACCTTTTTTGACGTTTTCATTTTTGCTTCCCAAGGTTTCGCTTCATAGTTACTGGCTGGAATCGGAACCTATACCAAGCGCCAGCTTTTCCCAAATAGCCAGCGAATCTGTGCCGCGCCGGCAGGAATGCTACCTCGACAGAAAAAGCTTCGCGAAGGCCCTTTCTTTACAGCGCTCGTCCATTGTGCGATAATACCCTCAAAGAAGCGTGCAGGAGGCCCGACCATCGATCGCCGGCCTGTTCCCGGCGGACTGCGTCATAATCGCGTTGCAAACGAGCCAATTTAATGAAAGAACTGGCCTGTCCCCGCGGGCGTTGGCCAGGGAGGTGCTTGGTGTTGGGTTCCTTAGGCATACCGGAACTGTTATTGATTCTCGTCGTGGCCATGCTGATTTTTGGGGCGGGCAAGCTCCCTGAGATTGGCCGATCCCTGGGTCGCGGGATCAATGAGTTCAAAAGCGCTGTCAGCAATGACGGGGAAGAGACAAAAGAATTGAAGGCAAAGCCCCCGGTGAAGGGCGATACCCAAGGGGATGCTCCTTCAAAGGACAACTGATCTGTAAGGGCACGTCTCAACCGGCGTGTCTTTATTCATGTTATTGGAGCAGGTGACAGCATGCAGTTTCAATTATTTCATGAGATCCAAGCCGACCTGGCCAAGGTTGAGGCGGAATTGCAAAAGTACGTCGACACGTCCCTGCCGACACTGACCGCCGCATCGAGCCACCTGCTTCATGCGGGCGGGAAACGGTTGCGGCCTGCCTTCGTGTTGTTGGCCGGGAAATTTCACAACTACGCCTTGGAGCGATTGCTGCCGCTGGCGGTGGCCCTCGAATTGATCCACATGGCCACCCTCGTTCATGACGATGTGGTCGACGAGTCGAAGACGCGCCGGGGCATCCCGACCGTCCGGGCGCGCTGGGGTAACCGCATCTCCTTGCACACGGGAGACCACCTCTTTGCCCGATCGCTCCTGCTGATCTCTGAGTTGAACGATCCTGCCATGACGGCGGTGCTGGCGAAGATCAGCGTGGAGATGTGCGAGGGTGAGATCCAGCAGATGGAGGCCACCTATGATGTCCATCAGACCTTCCGGGACTACCTCTACCGGATCAAGCGGAAGACGGCGCTCCTGATCGCCGCATCGTGCCAACTGGGCGCTATGGCCGTCAAGGCAGATCCCTCGGCGGTGCGGGCCTTAAAAATGTATGGCCATCACCTGGGCATGGCCTTCCAGATCACCGACGACATCCTGGACATGACGGCCGATGAAAAAGAACTGGGCAAGCCGATCGGTTCCGATCTTCGCCAGGGCATCATGACGCTGCCGATCCTGGAGGCGCTCCGAGAGAGCCCTGATCTGGCGTTGCGAACCCTGGTCGCCAAGAAGGAAAAAAGTCAGGATGAGGTTTACCGGGCTATCGAGCTCATCAAAGAGACCGGTGCCGTCGAACGCAGCCAGATCATCGCCCGCCGCTACCTGGACAAGGCGAAAGAGGAATTGACACGCCTTCCGGCCATCCCGACGCGGCACACCCTGGCGGTCATCGCCGAGTACATCGAAAAGCGAACCTATTAAAACGTGACGGATATCCTTTTTCCCTCTAGGGGGATGTGCTAGAATAGGTTACGTTGAGAATTGAAGGAGTGAGGAAGGTTGATCCAATCCCAGGAAGAACGGGAAGATGCCTCCGGAACTAACAGAGGACTTGTGGATCGAATTTGGGATATTTTCAGTTCCATGAAGCTCGGCTTGTTCCTTCTGCTTCTCATCGCCGTCGCTTCCATTATCGGCACAGTCATTCCGCAGAACGGCGATCCCCGACAATACGGTTCCTTGTACTCGCTCTACAGCGCCCTCGGTCTGATCGACATGTACCACAGTTCCTGGTTCATGATTCTGCTCTTCTTGTTAGCGATGAACCTCTTCATCTGCACCTTCAACCGGGCACCGGGGATCTGGCGCCAGTTCTCCCGTCCGTCGCTACCTACTGGCGCCGAGTCGGTTGGCGGGCTGGCGACGGAACGCCCTGAGCCTGTCGACGAGTTGGCCCGCCATGTTTCCGAACTCTGGCAGCGCCTCGGTTACCGCGTATTTTCTGAATCTCGTGACGGCAAACACTACATATACGCCGACAAGGGGCGGTTCGGTCTCTGGGGATCACTGCTATCCCATGTAGGCATGCTGGTCATCCTCATCGGCGGGGTCGTCGGTCTCTATGGCGGAGAAGAGGGGCGTATGCCGGCGGAGGTGGGCAAGACCTTTCGCTTTGCCGATGTACCGGGCCTGCCCAAAGATGAGAACCTGGAGATCCAGGTCAATGACTTCCGAACCGTCTTCCGGGAAGACGGCACTATCGCCGACTGGTTCAGCAATCTCACACTGCTGGAAAACGGCCGGGAGATCATGACCAAGGAGATCCAGGTCAACGACCCGCTGGAATACCGTGGGTATAAGGTCTACCAGGCTTTTTATGGATCCCACATTGTTGCAAAAATCACGTCGAAGAATGATCCAGAGGGACATGCCTATACGGTCGAAGAGGGCGACGTCATTCCTGTGGCCGGAACCGACCTGGCGGTCCTCGTCTACAAGTACATCCCTGACTTCGATCCGGCGCGGGGGATGATCTCCAAATCGAGTGAACCCCATAACCCCCGCATCGTCTTTGTCGTCTACAAAGGACGCCAGCAGATAGACGCGCGGGCGGCTGAGATCGGCAAGGCAGAGACGATCGCCGGCGGCCTGGCCGAGGTCACTTTTCCCCAGTACAAGCCTTACACCGGCCTGTCGATCCGCCGGGATCCCGGTGTCAATATCGTCTGGTTTGGCTGCGCATGGCTGTTGATCGGGCTGGCCCTTTCCTTCTACATCTTCCACCGTCAGGTGCGGGCGGTCGTCGAGGCGCGCGAGGGCGGCAGTCGGCTCCATGTAGGCGGCACGGCTGCGAAAAACAAGATCGCCTTTGCCGACGAGTTTCAAAGACTCATTGAGCCTTATTGCCATACCGACAGGAAAGGAATGGAGGCATAACGATCATGGGCATGGAAGAAAACCTGCTTTTTTACGCCACCTTTGCCGCATATGGCCTCGCTGCTTTCCTATATATCTGCTTTCTGGTCCTGCGCAAGCCTGCCTTGGCCCGCATCGCCTTTTATGTCACCGCGGCCGGCGTCGTTGTCAACACGGCAGCCTTGGCGATGCGCTCGATCGTTGCCGGCTATGTGCCTCTGACGAACGGCTATGAGTTTCTGCTGGCTTTCTCCTGGGGTATCGCCTTTGTCTATCTCTTTGCCGAGCGGAAGTTTCAAGTCCCCGTCGCTGGTGCTTTTGTCATCCCTACCGCTTGGCTGCTCTTGGCCTATGTGGCCGTCGATATGTCACCGGCAGAGCGGGCCGCCCGTCCGCTTATGCCCGCTTTGCAGTCGAACTGGCTGACCATCCATGTGACAACGGCCATGATCGCCTACGGCGCTTTTGCCTTTTCTTTCGGCATCGGACTTATGTATCTCTGGAAGGTTGCTTCAGAAAAAAGCGGCGCTACGCGGGGGCTGGCCGCCGCTTTTCCTGCTTCCGAAAAATTAGACGAGATCGGCTATCGCTTGATCGCCCTCGGTTTTCCCTTCCTGACGCTCTGCATCATCACCGGCGCCATTTGGGCGGAATTCGCCTGGGGCCGTTATTGGAGTTGGGACCCGAAGGAGACCTGGTCGCTGATCACCTGGCTCGTCTATGCCGCCTACCTGCATGCCCGGTTCACGTACGGATGGCGCGGCTCGCGCGCGGCCTGGATGGCGATCATCGGATTTTTGGCCGTATTGTTCACCTATTTCGGTGTTAACTATTTCCTCAGCGGCTGGCATACCTACGCGAGTGAATAGATCATTCATTGTGAACGCTTCGTGGAAATTGGTGACTCTTTCGGCGCATTTTTCAGATGACGGCTCGGTAAATAGGATCGGAGAGAGATAGCATCCTGCGATGGGAGATTCCTTTACCGTCGGGGTAGAGAAAGGGGCTATGCTGTTGTATCCATTGCTGCTAAGGCTGGAGGGGCAACCATGCCTGGTCGTCGGCGGCGGTCAGGTGGCCGAGCGAAAGATCGAATCCCTTTTGGAGGTGGGTGCCCGCGTCACCGTCATCAGCCCGGCGCTTACGCCGGAGATTCAACGTTGGGTGGACGAAGGCAAACTTCGCTGCCACTTGCGCGAGTATCAGGATGGAGATGCCGCCGGATATATGGTCGTCATCGCCGCCACCGATGTGTCAACCGTCAATGAGCAGGTCGCCCGCGACTGCTTACAGCGCAACATTTTGATCAATGCAGTCGACATCCCGCAACTTTGCAATTTTTTCGTGCCCGCCGTTGTCCGGCGGGGAGATTTGACCATCGCTATCTCCACCAACGGATGCAGCCCGGCCATCGCCCGTCGCGTCCGCGAGAAACTGGAGGCGACCTTTGGCGAGGAGTATGGCGAGTACTTGCGGATAATGAAAAGCCTCCGCGAGCAGGTGCTGCGCGAGGTTCCCGACCCGGCCCGGCGCAAGGCGATCTTCGAGACCTTGGCTGAAGCTGGACTGCTGGAGTGCATCCAAGCAGGCGACGAACAAGCCCTCAAGGAGCGAATTGCCAAGTGTTTATCTTCGTCGTAGGCTTAAACCATAAAACGGCGCCGGTAGAGATCCGGGAGCAGCTCTCTTTCCCGGAGCATATCCTGATCGATTCCTTGCGCCGCCTTCACGCGGAACCGGCCATTGAAGGCTGCGCCATTTTGTCTACTTGCAATCGGACGGAGATCTACGCGGCAACGACAGACATTGAAAAGGGGCTAGCAGCCGTTCGCCGTTTTTTCACCCAGTCGGGCAAGCTGGAAGCAGACAAATTCGCCAATTTCTTTTATACGCACACCCTCTATGACGCCATCCGCCATCTCTTCCGCGTCGCTGCCGGTCTCGATTCGATGGTGCTCGGCGAGACACAAATCCTGGGCCAGGTCCGGCGAACCTACCAGGCGGCTTGTGAGGCAGGAACCTCTAACAGCATCCTAAACACCTGGTTTCAGCAGGCTATCACCGTCGGCAAGCGCATCCGCACAGAGACCGGCATCGACCAGCATGCCGTGTCCATCTCCTATACAGCCGTTGAGCTGGCCAAACAGGTCTTTACCACCTTGGAAGGCCGCTCGGCTTTGATCCTGGGCGCCGGCAAGATGAGCGAACTCACCCTGACCCACCTGATCGCCAACGGTGTCACGACGGTGCTCGTGGCGAACCGCACCCGCGAACGGGCCGAGGAACTGGCGCGCCGCTGCGGTGGCAAGGCCGTCTCCTATGACGAGATCGCGGCGCGGATGGAGGAGGCCGACATCGTCATCTCCTGCACGGCGGCGACTCACTACGTCATCCGGCGCGAACTGGTGGAAAAGGTCATGAGCACCCGTCCCGACCGCCCGCTTTTCTTGATCGACATCGCTGTTCCCCGGGATATCGATCCCGCCGTGGCCACCGTGCCCGCTGTGCATCTCTTCGATATCGACGACCTGCAGAGCGTCGTCGACCAGAACCTGGCCCAACGCCAAAAGGCGGCTTCCGAAGCCGAACTCATCGTGGAACAGGAGATCGCCGAGTTTCTCAAGTGGCTCAATTCTCTCTTTGTCGTACCCACCATCGTCGCGCTAAAAAACAAAGGGGAGGCGATCCGGGAGAAAGAATTGGAGCGCGTCTTAGCGAAGCTGAAAAGTCTCTCTGAAAAAGACCAGAAGATCATCGGCGCCATGGCATCATCGATTGTCAAACAACTGCTCCATGACCCCATCACCCAGATCCGCCACTATGCGGCCGGCCCGGAAGGTCACCTCTACTCAGAGATCCTGCAAAACCTCTTTTCTCTCGAGATCGCCGGACAGCGGTCCAAAGGCCGCGACGATCAATCTGATAGAAGGAGTCAGCCGTAATGTCAGCACTTCAACGACCCGTTGTCATCGGAACCCGGGACAGCGCCCTCGCCCTCTGGCAGACCCACTGGGTGCTTGAACGATTGAAGGAGCTCTATCCGGAGCAAGCCTTTGAAGTCAAGCATATCAAGACGAAGGGCGACAAGATCCTCGACGTGGCCCTGGCCAAGATCGGCGACAAGGGGCTCTTCACGAAGGAATTGGAAGTGGCCATGCTGAATGGCGAGATTGACATGGCCGTCCACTCCATGAAAGACCTGCCTACCCTTTTACCCGAAGGTTGTGCGATCGGCGCCATCTGCGTCCGCGAGGACTGCCGCGACATCCTGATCTCCCGCAACGGCGGCGGTCTTGAAGAGCTGCCCCGGGGCGCGAAGGTCGGCACGGCCAGCCTGCGCCGCAAGGCCCAGATCTGGAAGGTGCGGCCCGACTTGGAACTCGTCGACATCCGGGGCAACCTGCAGACGCGGATGCGCAAGATGGAAGAACAAAACCTCGACGGTCTGATCCTGGCTGCAGCAGGTGTGAAGCGCCTCGGCTGGGCCGAGAAGATCACTGAATACATACCCGTCGACATGTGCCTGCCGGCTGTCGGTCAGGGTTCCGTGGGCATCGAGATCCGCGAAGGCGACGAAGCGATCGGCCGACTTGTGGCCGCCTTAAACCACGCCGAATCGGCCCTCTGTGTTCGCGCCGAACGGGCGCTGCTTCGCACCCTGGAGGGCGGTTGCCAGGTTCCCATCGGTTCGCTCGGTCGTTTGTCAGGCGGCAAACTCATCGTCGACGGTGTCGTCGCCTCCCTCGATGGCAGAACGATCTGCCGCGACCGTGTGGAGGGCGATCCGGCTGATCCCGAAGAAGCGGGCGTCCGTCTGGCCAAAAAATTGCTGCAACAGGGGGCCAGAGAGATATTAATCCAAGTAAGACAGGAGACGGATCTGCGATGAAGCAAAAGGTAGGGAAGGTTTATCTGGTCGGCGCCGGACCGGGGGATCCGGGCCTCATCACCGTGAAAGGGTTGGAGTGCATCAAAAAAGCCGAGGTGCTTGTGTACGATCGCCTGGCTGGTCACCGGTTGCTCACCTATGCGCGGCCTGACGCCGAGCTGATCTTTGTCGGCAAAGGGCCGGATAAGCATGTCTATAGACAGGAAGAGATCAACGAGGTCCTCAAGGTCAAAGGCCTGGAAGGTAAGATCGTCACCCGTCTGAAAGGCGGCGATCCCTTCGTCTTCGGTCGCGGCGGCGAAGAAGCGGAGGTGCTCCGCGAAGCCGGCGTCCCCTTTGAAATCGTCCCCGGCATCACCTCGGCCATCTCCGTACCGGCCTATGCCGGCATCCCCGTCACCCACCGCGATTTCACCTCCAATTTCGCCGTCATCACCGGCAACGAAGACCCTACCAAGGAAGACTCGGCTATCGATTGGGCCAAAATCAGCACCGGCATCGGCACCCTCGTCTTCCTGATGGGCATGGGCAATCTGCCCCATATCGCCGCGAAGCTCATGGAACACGGCCGCAGCCCGGAAACGCCGGTAGGCCTGATCCGCTGGGGCACGCGGCCGGAACAGCGCACCCTGACGGGCACCCTGGCTGATATTGCCCAGAAGGCGAAAGAAGCCGCCTTCCAGAACCCGGCCATCATCATCGTCGGCGAAGTAGTCAAGCTGCGCGAGAAACTGGCCTGGCTGGAAGAGAAACCGCTCTTCGGTAAGCGCATCGTTGTCACCCGCTCCCGCCAGCAGGCGTCGGCTTTCGCTGCCCGCCTGGAAGAAATGGGTGGCGAGCCCTGGGAGTTCCCCACTATCGATATCCAAGAACCGGAGGATCCTGCGCCGCTGGAAGAAGCCATCGCCAAGGTTCATGAATATGAGTGGATCATTTTCACATCCCCCAACGGTGTACAGCGGTTCTTTGAGCGCTTCTTCGCCGTCGGTCACGACATCCGCGAGCTCTGCGGCATCCGCCTCTGCGCCATCGGTCCCCAAACCCGCAAGGAACTGCAGAAGTTCGGCCTGAAGACCGACTTCGTGCCGGAAGAATACCGCGCCGAGGCCATCATCGAAGGGTTGAAAAACCTCGATGATTGGCAGGGCCGCAAGGTGCTGCTACCTCGGGCCGACATTGCCCGCAAGATCCTCCCTGAAGCGCTGGCCTCCTTTGGCGCCCAGGTGGACGACGTGGTCGCCTACCGGACTGTCCGCGGCGGCGGCGACGCTGTTCTCCTCCGCCAGATGTTGCAAGACAAGCTGATCCACGCCATCACCTTCACCAGTTCCTCTACGGCTCGCAATTTTGTCGACATGCTCGGCGTAGAAGATGTGGCTGAGCGCAATGCGCTGCTCGAAGGCGTGACCATGGCCTCCATCGGCCCTATCACCTCCGATACGATGCGAGAACTGGGCTTGCCTGTGGACGTGGAGGCCACCGAATACACCATTCCCGGTCTGATGAAGGCGTTGCTGTCCCACTGGGGCATCCACGAGTGAGCGCAACGGAGGCATCCTTCGCCGAACCAGCCCCTACGGCTTTATTCCAAACAGAGGGGGGAAGCCTTTTTTCCGGCAAGTCTAGCAAAGGCGCAGGCTGATATTGTTTTGGCGCCCGGCGATGACGGAGCTGCGGTAACAGGCTTCCTGCAATTGACGATTTTTGCCCTTATTGTCTAATAAATTTATTTAGTTTTTCATTTGATTGAAAAACGGGAGAGGAAGGAACACCATGATCGGGGTAAGTAAACTGCTCTGCGGCGTAGAAAACTTCGGCGACAGCCTGCGTTATGCCCATGGTTCCAAAGGGCAGCGCGACGGCGCCGTAGCCGGTTACGGGCCGGTGGTGGCCTGGAACGTGTCCCGGACCTGCAACCTCCACTGCATCCACTGCTATTCTGACTCGGACGAGATCGAATATCCCGGCGAATTGACGACCAAAGAGGCAATCCGGTTTATTGATGACCTGGCCGATTTCAATGTGCCTGTTCTGCTGCTCTCCGGCGGCGAGCCGCTCATGCGCCCCGACATCTTCGACCTGGTCGCCCATGCCACCAAGCGTAACATCCGCGTCACCTTCTCCACCAACGGCACCTTGATCACGCCTGACGTGGCCAAGGAGATCAAGAAATACGGCGTCGGCTATGTGGGCATCAGCCTCGATGGCATCGGTGAGAACAACGACAAGTTCCGCGGCAAGAAAGGCGCCTTCGAAGACGCCTTGGCCGGCATCCGCAACTGCCTGGCCATCGGTCAGCGCGTCGGCCTGCGCTTCACCATCAACCGCCACAATTTTAACGATATTGAAAATATCTTCAACCTGATTGAAGAAGAGAAGATCCCTCGCGTCTGCTTCTATCACTTGGTCTACTCGGGTCGCGGTAGCAACATGACCGAAGAAGACGTCAGCCATGCCGAATCGCGCGCCTTCATGGACCTGCTCATGGAAAAGGCTGTCGACTTCTTCAACCGCGGCTTCAACTGCGAGCTGCTCACTGTGGATAACCACGCCGACATCGTCTACCTCTACTTGAAGACGAAAGATAAGAACCCCGAGTTGGCCGAGAAGATCTGGAAGCTGATGCAACTGAACGGCGGCAACCGCTCCGGAATCGCCTTCGCTAACGTCGATTCCCAAGGTTTTGTCCACCCCGATCAGTTCTCCCAGAATCATACCTTCGGCAACGTGAAGGAACGGCCCTTTAAAGAGATCTGGACTGACACCGCCAGCAACCCCATCCTGGCCGGCCTGAAGGACCGCAAGCCCCTGCTCAAAGGCCGCTGTGCCAAGTGCAAGTGGCTGAACGTCTGCAACGGTAACTTCCGTCCTCGCGCCGAGGCCGTCACGGGCGACTTCTGGGAGTCCGATCCGGCTTGCTACCTGACGGACGAGGAGATCGGCATCGCCGAGTAACCGGCAGCATGAAGGCGATGCTTGCGTGACCTTACCTGATCTTGATTGGGAGGGAATCAAGGGGATGAAACACATCCTTTCCGGCTACCCCATTCAGCGGCCCCGGCGCCTGCGGGAGAAGGCGGTTTTGCGCGACATGGTGCGGGAATTTCATCTTCGTCCGGAAGACCTGATCTACCCGCTCTTCGCCGTTCCGGGGAAAGACGTCGTCAATCCCGTCAGCTCCATGCCGGGCGTATGCC from Heliomicrobium modesticaldum Ice1 encodes the following:
- the nirJ1 gene encoding putative heme d1 biosynthesis radical SAM protein NirJ1 encodes the protein MIGVSKLLCGVENFGDSLRYAHGSKGQRDGAVAGYGPVVAWNVSRTCNLHCIHCYSDSDEIEYPGELTTKEAIRFIDDLADFNVPVLLLSGGEPLMRPDIFDLVAHATKRNIRVTFSTNGTLITPDVAKEIKKYGVGYVGISLDGIGENNDKFRGKKGAFEDALAGIRNCLAIGQRVGLRFTINRHNFNDIENIFNLIEEEKIPRVCFYHLVYSGRGSNMTEEDVSHAESRAFMDLLMEKAVDFFNRGFNCELLTVDNHADIVYLYLKTKDKNPELAEKIWKLMQLNGGNRSGIAFANVDSQGFVHPDQFSQNHTFGNVKERPFKEIWTDTASNPILAGLKDRKPLLKGRCAKCKWLNVCNGNFRPRAEAVTGDFWESDPACYLTDEEIGIAE